CTCACATGGACAGAAATAACTATGTAGCatgcaaaaacaaaattatttcctgACCTCCATGACAAAAGTAAACAGAAACATTAAGTACAAAATATTCTATTGAATCATTTTTAAACCAATCTTTATATTCTATAGTCTTGGCTTCTAATACTAAATTAGTGAAATTCATTACCTTTTGTATCAATGAACGGCGAATATGACACAAGGACAGGAATTTCTTTACTTGTTCACATAAAGTTTGACAcctgtaaaatattttaaataaacaatttatcataattatcacaattttaatttgtttatacctAGCAACAAGAAGTTACCATtctaaatttcattatttctttaaattaaaaattaaattaatatttcagttattttgaTGTTATGCTCAGAAaccagtaaatatataattttctgtTTAAATCAAACCAAGTCTACCTTTGCAAAAGAATTGGTGTTTTCGGATACACTTTGTGATTTAACAATAAGATTCCAATTAGGTTCACAGTTTGATATTCGtaagattgattttttttatctattaaattGACTCATcttgataattaatatttgacGTAAACATTTCAAGTATTTTCTTAAAACTTTTTTAACGCTTCTTATATGAAAGTAAATAAAAGGGACACTGCCCTTATTACTGTATATACCTGGTGCAACTCAAAAATCTAAACTTACATGTCAACAGTGTCTGTTTTTATCTTTCCTTTTGAAAGTTGAGCTTTCGTCTGGTTTTCCACAGCGTTTTCTGCTTTAGGTTGAATAACGCtgaaacagatttttttaataattggTTTTCATGGTTTAATGTTCAAAACAATCCTGAAGCACTATACCTTtgcctagaacgaatatatgtaccctgcctactatacctttcggcggggtacgaattggtccctgtgtcatagtggagcactgcctccgaaaatcactcgggcatagttttctatactttttttgtagtatgcgtatacatgcatttacatattatttttgtccaaaacaaacataactaccattcttaatatctatcGTACCACTCACAAGATGTCAAAATTTGTGGACTTGCGGTataaattctcttcagaaagaccttcatatgttttatgtaaaaaaaataatgcctcgatgagaattcgatattttatgtggttcagttttattgcctagtaggtacgcgatatcaaacaagtacgataaaaatgcaaacaaacgttatATAATGGTTTGCATCATCATTACtgtgctccattagcagtaataggcaccaattgtagctctaaagacgacaccattttctgtcaaaaagtcttttgagctacaatattgcagctatacCTGTGCCCTGTAAATGTGTATAACTAGCACAGGACATTATGTGTCCGACTAAGCTCCCCTTCATTTTTTCCTCAACATTTTAGCTCCTTGAACTCCTAGTCGAATACCGTAGGTAAAATTTGCAGTATCAAAATAGTCATCTTTGATTATACCTtgtacatcctcgatactccaggggttccgatcacttacgatctctacacccctggactatctcatagaaaaattggaggcagctcagccGAAAAcagctgaaccaatcacaggcctgcaaaaatTTCCactgaagactacagagagagtgacgcccaacatcaaagccacacagccaaccacagtttactatgagatagtcctggggtgtagagatagtaagtgattggaacccctggagtatcgaggatgcaccTTGCATGACTGGTGGCCAAGGTTTTCAACTGAAAATCTATTAAATCAAGATGAACTTAATGACAAGTAGAGAGTAACCAGAGAACAGAGATTTACATACAGGAAATATAAATGCATCGTTTTGAGTAATCCCAGATAGGAGGTTATTCCACAGGTCAGGTTCAGCAGCAAGATGTCCACATTTTCCTCTTCACAATTCTGTAATGAAAATAGATTTATTGCTataattcaaatcacttttTTGATAACCCTACTAAACAAAAAGGTTAcactaaaaaatcatttttgtaatTCATTCTCAGTATAATCTAACAAATCAATAACCAATTAAAATTAATGATTGTCATGAATGATCAATTAAAACTGATGACTTTCATGAAGTTTTCATTGggtatatttatttgttaagtAATGTTTCTTAGTCAAAGACTTCAATATCAATATTACTTGACAAACTTGATACCTGAAGATAAATGTATATTCCAAGACAGCTAGCTTCAAGGAATATATGTCTACTATACCATACAGATCATCAAATGTTCAACTTACGACCAACAATTCCATCAAACTTTCTACAGGATCCACATCCAATCTCTTACTCAGCAAGGCTCCAACTAGACATAGGATAGTAGGCATATTTAGTATGTGATAGTTTGATTAGATATAGGGCAAAGAGGTAGTAGTCAAATTTTCAAGGCAGTCCGttcctttatcaagacacataaaacaaacatgatataGAATTAATGATAGAATCTTGCAGTAAATTAAACACCAAACTAACTTTACTAATTTTTGAGAGATTTTCTGAAATTGCTGCACACAAGATCTgtataatagtaaataaataacCAACATGTGATTTTGGTCATAATGACTTTATTTCATGATCCAAGCATCTGCAAACATTGTGTTTTATAGTTTTTTCCCCCATTCATTTGATATGAAAACAGTGTGTCATTTATGAAAATAGACTATTTTGTTCTTACATGCATTTCATAACATTAGGATGACATATTATCATACTTACGTATCTGTTGTGTCTGGGCATGGTCAATGGTTCCAGGGTCCGGAAGCTGATAAGGCTTTTTTGTGGTGTACAAATTATACGGGAACTTTTGCTTTACATGTTCAGATTGTTCACTTGCCTTACCATGCTTATGAATCAAActacaaaaaagtaaatgtaAACCTGATTTTAGTATCAGCAAACTGTCCATTGATttgaacatttcatttcaataaattgattctgatatttcaaaataaattgggAACATAAAATTAttgtgcaaaaataaaaaaaaatgtgaaatacatACAGTTTTAATTTCTTTGTGTAAAACTCTAGTTTTTGGCTAATGGCAGTTTTTAATGGTCCTTCAGGTAAACTGCCTACAGCTTCGTTCAGTAGTCTCTTGGGGTTGTAGTCATCTCTAGCATTATCTGGAACAAAACACATATAACCACACTTGTAGTTATTGTATTATCACCAACTTTTTGGATATTTTAAATGAGCATTTGAAGATCTGGATTAATATGGGTATCTAAATGGTTACTCAAAgtggtaactgttactcaaatgcaggactgtTATCCATATCATGTGGGGTTTTGAACCAGAATTGTCAGAATCAAATGTCAACATACACTGACAAGTAGAAGTAATGAAGACTTTGTGTACGCGGTCACCCATATCATGGTATTTTATTGTAGCGTAAGATTGGAGAGGGGTATTCTATAATATCAACAAGTTAAATACCATTAGATCCTAGATGCTTTGCCAGCAATTTAATAAACTTCTTAGGCCTTGCATCCTCCATCATCGGTTCCTCCACGTGCTAAACTACTGTCATATAACAGAATATCTGATTGGTCAATGAGACGGGGAAACCCTTTTCTATTGGACCAATCAATACCGCGTTCACATTATCGGGAATGTCCttgaataaatcatttatttacataattgaCCACGCTAAAGTCTTCGCTATTACATTTTTTGGTAAATTAGTATATTATTCTAAATTACCAAATTAAAATTCACGGTCAAAAGTTCAAGTAatggaaattaaaattttatacgAAAACAAACCGACACGTTATGGTTGACTTTGCCTAAGAAAAGTTGCATTGTGGGATAGCAAAGAAATTTTGATGCTTTGCTAGTGGTTGCAATGTGAAGCTCTCACACTTTTGTCTCCCTCCGTGTTCAGGGAGGGAAACGTGTAGATTTCTCCATGTGCATTGCTAAACGATGTTATTTTTAGCTTGATTTTTCTGGAATTTGTTGCAATCACGCCTCTAACATCATGGAACACGATAGGAAAGGAAACACAAGTGAGGACCTTATTCAAAGAAGcaatgtttatgttttgaaGTGAAACCTACTGTAGATCAACTCTCTTTTTAAGTATTTCAACATTTATGAGACTGCGATATTAattttccacattttatttatgttttaggtTTCAATGGATTGTCCAGACACTCTGTGGATAGCCAGCATGAGAAGAAGAGGAGGAACTATAAACTGATAGTAGACCCAATGTTAAGAGGAGGTGGACAAAAGTTATATCGCTTTGAGGGCTTGGATCCTATGGTAATTGTGGATACAGAAGGAAGCACATTAAGCTGAATACAGGCAGCATCTGTCCttaacataaacagacacagtGAACATCTAAATCTGCCAACACAACATTCATTAATATGGCCAAATTGTGGATTGAACTTTGGTTAAAGGCCATAATAAGAGAATATATTGTAGTTTGTAAtgaatttttcaaattcagtcaAAATTCAAACATCAAGACATTGGTTCATACAACTAGTCAACATGTCTTGATTGATGGTTTATACACATATTGACAAGCATATGCAATGCCAATATGTCCTAAACGTTAAGTACTTTTCATAATTTAATATCAGACTATTTAATTCTCTTTTGTTGATAAACAATTCAAACTGTTTAGATATAGgatatttacataaatggaATTTGTGCTTTAAAGGTAATTTTGATCAAGGAATGAATAGCATTTTAAATTAGTCTTGAGTAcctactgtactccaataaacAGTTCTAGCCAAGAACATGGAATTTTTCATGGGGTAGAACAAATTGAAAATGTCAGACTTAATATTTGACTGGATAGAATCTACGATACtgtaattaatttatatgtaaaagAGTTGGAACTGCATGATTCACTATTTATTTGAActaagattattttattataaggcctaaaaaaatatgtatgtttcaggtacccCTACCTACCCTAGTTTTTACTTCCAACCCTagctattttatcacactttttcaaaacaaaaatgttgtgtgtgaagttgtcAACTTAGATTTTTACGCATGCTTTAAGTTTATCCAGATAAAGTTCAATTTCGAATACAATAATGAGAAATTAAAGACTTCTAGCTAGCCTAAAGCCTAAATGAcagattacatgtataattaaattACTTTGTAATGTAGTATTAAAGCCACTCCGCTCCTCCCCCACCCctcctaaaaaaaaaaaaataaaaaaaaaatcccgaccgacctaccctatatttttcagtcatgtaacctgaaacatgcatataattttttttggcctaacatagatatttgatatttttcaagttTGAGAAAGCAAGGTGAGACAATTGAGCATGTTGTTCAACTTGTTGGTGATGATATAGCAAATTTGGCCAGATAAAGCCATCTGGCTATAGCTAGTGTGTTGGTTTCAAACCCTGGTCTGTCCGCTATTTGCTCCTCCAGGCTCAACTGTTTTATTGCGATATTTGTGAAtaatttaacatcatatttCAAATTCTGTTTCAGGATAACCGGCCTATTCATGTTCGAGATCCACGATCCCGATTAACCAGGCTTTGGTCAAAGAAAATACCAGCAGACTTGCCTATCCCAAGATTTAAGgttataaaacatacattgaTTTATATTTCACTATGTTGGTAAAATCAATAAATTGATAATTGTAGAATCGGTAAAAGTTTTAATGGGAATAAAGAAATCCATAAAAGAATCAAATTGTactaaaattcataaaaaaatattaagttataggtatatatatatttttttaataacaaataaattGTTACCTTCagaaaagttttcaaatttcattttcttatttttgttgCAGTATGATGAACACTATGTTGGGGAACCACCACCAAATGAAATTACATTCACCAATTTGAACGATAACATCAATCAAGATTTCCTTGAAAACATGGTGAAAGTGTATGGAAATGTGGAGGAAGTCAAAATTTATTATAATCCCAAAAACAAGAAACATCTGGGTATTGGAAAGGTTGGTTggaaaaataattctttaagGTTATATTCTCTTTTGATGTTCTTCCTACAAAAAAGAGGGTATATCTTGTTTAGTCACATACTATCcagatatatttcaatttgCAACGTCTATGTGTTGTTGATGGGTTGACCTTATTGGCACAGATTTTGCTgttattttataatgtataatgttgttatttttgattAAGAGCAAGGttctatttatttaaaaataataaaggtTTGTATGCCCTATTAAGCTTATTTATCTTTGTTAACTACAGGTCATGTTTTTGTCCTCAAAGTCAGCAAAAACTTGTGCAGATAAACTGAACCAGTCTTCTAAAATGGGAAATGTGATGACAGTGTTTGTTGATGCAGGAGGTATGTAATATATGTGATAGTTAAAatgactagtaattttacaaCTGGACTAGTGCtaattgtaatgaactagtccgTTTGGACTAGTGGCTCCCAACAAAATTAAAGTCAGTAAACATCATATTTACAAGAGcggtggtcaattgcatttttcaaaacattttgactGCATTATTTATGAGATTATTTAAGTCTGGATTATCATTTtatgacaaatggtattttttccactatcaaaaacaggagcagacgatttagtatttttcttcagttacaaaagttacttactttacaccattaccaccattgaaaagtttgagcttctaattttacttcaagttaaaaatatgacaaataattaattgcatcccgaaaaaattccgtgtcactatatcctatatggaacgaagtactgattgcgcatgcaccaaaggcgaaataaattattttatattattttttgtgttaattagacatatatatacacgatcaaacaccaattattgttcaactgaggaatatcatttatgctctgtcggaggtggagcatctttaagtaatgGATTCatcattttatgaaaatttgcaTTCAGGAATTAATGCATCCTGACTCTAACTCAGGTCAAAATAGTTAACTGGTCATGACTAAAGTGGTGAAGCAAAATggctgtatatttaatttggcCTAGTTATTAAATAGTCAGACTAGTAAAACTTTGGGGTTTAGTAGACGAAATGACCAGcagagaaaaaaacataacGTCACAGACTGCTTAACtaacattttacaattaaagggagacaactcctatAAAAAGTAGATTACAAGCTTCTGGGAGAGGACTGTTTTCTGTTTACAATGAAGGAAATGGTGGTGGCAGATAAAAGCAATGTGACTAACAGAAATGAAGTTATTGATGTATAACTGTTTAATTTTGTAGGTAAAGAAAGGCAGAGGATTATTGATGACATGTTATCTGACAAACCAAAGActtcagtcagtgtcagtgctCCTGCTCCTGTGCTCAGTGATCCACGTAGAAACCGACGCTCATCCTCATCTTCATCATTCCCGAACATTAAGTCTGCCTCAAGTAATCAATCAGAATTCTCTACAAGCATCCAATCACAGTCAAGTTTTGATGCATATGACCCCGAGGCATATGACCCAGAATTTGAATATTCATTGACTCAACCCCCTCCTCACCTTCCATCACAGCCTCCACCCCCTCTACCCAGCAAACCCATGTATCCAGCATCGGAGAAGGGCTTTAACAGCAATCAGTCCGACTTGGGATATGGATCTGCAAGCACACCAATGTCTAACTACAGTCATGATAGCTTCAACAAGGGTTATGATATGCAGTCAAATACTCCCAGTGGCAGCTTTTTTCCTGGGGCCAACCAGAATCAGTTTGGCATGTCCCAAGGCCATGGTAACAGTGGTGCTAATAGTGGGTATGGTTTCCAGCAACAGACACAGCAACCGCCTCCTCCACTTCCTCCACAGCCGCCTCATCAACCACCCCCTCATCTCCCTTCTCATCCTCCCCCTCCATCTCATCCTCCACCTCAACTGCCACCTCATTCAGCACCAATGCATCAAAACCAACATCATCACATGTCATACAACAACAATGAGAGTCAGTATTCCTCAAACCAGGACATGGATCGGTATCAGCCAGATCCACGGAGTCGAGGAAATAATCATCACAGAAATAGGCAGAACAGCGAAAGTAGCTCTCGAGGGGACCACCGCAACCGGGACTGGCGGAGAGACAGAGATCACCGGCACTCTCGTGACTCACGAGACCACAGAGATCGTGGGGATGATCGAATGGGAGAGAGAGATGGGTATAATAGAGATAGGTTCAATAGGAGAGTTAACGACCGTGACAACGATCGAGGTAACAACAGGGACAGGAATAATCATGATAGGTTTAACAGAGATAACAGAAGGCCAGGTAAGGATAGAATGGATGGTCGAGGAGGACCTGGGAAAGACAGGCTGGATGGTAGAGGAGAAAGGGACAGATTCCGGCATAGACAAGGCTCTGCTGAAAAGAGTATGGAAAGAGAAAAGCCCCCACCTCTGCCTCCAAAGCCCAAAACACCGGAACCAGAACCTGCTCAAGAAGAAGAGCCCCGCAGTATGAGTTTAGAGTCTCGTATTCAGAGCTTGCTGCAAAATGCAATGGGTGAAGGGTTTGGCAGCCCGTCATCGGACTCAACTAGTGATTCTAGGAAAAAAGAACAGACTCCTCCACCGAGCCGGTGGGAGAAACCTTCAGGGCCTCGTACTCCAGAACCAGAGGCCCCGCGGGTACCCCCTATTCCCACTGTGGACCAGTCCTCTACCCCTTATAACCACTTGTCACATTTTGGTACACCACGAGACTCTGCCCCTCACAGTACGCCCGATTTTAGGGATGTAAACAGTGTACCGGGCAGTGTGAATGGTACTATAAATGTTAGTGTACCTCCACCGTCATTTCATCATGCAAATATTCCGGGAATGCCAGACATGTACAACCAGCTACAACCAGCGCAAGATAAAGTCACTCCAACTATGTCACAAGAAACTGTTCAGGACACTAATAAAAGTGCGTCGGATGACGATGATCGGATGAGTATATCGTCGGGTGGAAGTGGGGATCAAAATATAGAGGTGAATCCGTTACTTCATCCCGCTGGGGATGTACCGCCTACTCAGACAATGGTGCCCCTAGTGAATACAAACTTTATGTCCCCGAACACATCCCAGCCTGCAGCGTGGCAGACAGGCTCGTACAATTACAACTTTAGTGGTAGTCAGATAACTAACATGTCGGGCTACAATAGCGTGTGTAACCAAAACTATTACAACCAGTATATGAATAATTCTGTGAACAATGCCTCACAAGTACAGGTGGTAGACCAGTCGGAGGAGGACGAGAAAGTGGAGAAAACATTCGCAGCTGTTTTAGATGGTTGTATAAaggaattaaaacaaataatgcaAAAGGACATGTGTAAAAAGATGGTAGAGAACTCGGCATTTAAATCCTTCGATGGTTGGTGGAACAATGAGGAAcagaaaaacaaacaacttgTAAGTATTTGTGGGTAAATCTATTCAAAACTTTTAAATGATTTAGTGCAAAGCAGAAAAAATTACTTAGCCTTGATGTAATATAAATCTTGCTTTACACAAAAATCCAGTGTTCAGCactattgatataaataatagaCAAGTTATTTTGTTGTATTATCACCTTACCCTTGGATGATTTATAACATGCTACCCGTCATCAAAACCTAGAGTGCAAAGGTAGAAGTTTCACCTGAACAGCCGTTTTCTATTTAATAGTGCTCAACCAAATAATTCCAGTTGAAACAAGTTTTATATTAAGAATTCTGATCATGATATGGGTGACATTTTCTCAAAAATGTGTGAAGGAAATGCTTACAGttattatcataatattgtTATTAGTTTTTTCTTGAGGATGTTTAAAACACATACAGATATTACATTGGAAATCTGAAATCCTTATTTATTGAATCTACATTCCGAAGAAGTTTTCAagtttttgttgacagaaaatgatatttatatggTTCTAGCAGCCCCAGAAACTGTTACCTGAAAAGGTGCCAGAGAAACCATCCTCTATCAAACCAACGGTGACCGTGGGTAAGAAGGAGGTTAGCTCCACCATCGCCTCTCTGTTTGAGCCACAGCACCCCTGGACCAAGGAAGGCGAGATCAACTTTAGCAGCTACTCTGGTGGTATGAGTGGGGGCTTCCTTGGTATCAGGGGAGGGATGCCTCGCCTACCCTCATTTAAGGTATATTACTCATTGATAATTTATATGATAGATGACTTGTTGATGTTGCAATGATAATTTTCAGTGCACTTTTGTAAAGTCTATTTGGAATTTCATGCATTTAAATGTTGAGAAGAAATGTTTGTCAATTTGTCTTCATCTTCCTTTGATGTTTTCTTTGATAACTTTAATGTTTCCCACTTATACCCCCATTTTAAGTAAACTATGACATGATGTTGtaattaagttttatttgtAGTCTAGTAGAGGAGATACTGGTGATGCTTTAATTGAAACACCTCTCAGATTCagtaatggactggtctagtctttgatttagaagagtgcAAACATGtctccaggggtgaatgagttaatgtgTATATGAATTTTTACAGAGAAAGTTCCGTCCACCGTCCCCGCCCCCAGAAGATGAGGAGAGTAAAGGGGCTCATGAGGAAGGAGATGAAGAGGCTAAACAGGGAGATGATGCTGGATCAGGTAAttgatatactttatatagtTGGTCAATTTTGCTGGggttttatttttgcgaataTTGCTAGTTGCGGAATTGTTGTGCTTTTCTACAGTATCAACAGGCTTCTTAACCAATGTGTGTACTGAATGAGCACTGTTATTCATATAAACCAAATATCACCAAAAATGTGATGAGGAAGATTTTCTCCTGGTGTCCACAGTATTGTGTTTTATAGAAGCCCAAAAACATGGCTCAAAGTGTTTATTACAAAGACAAAGTGTCTATTACAAGAGTACAATATACTGCAATTCCCCATATCACACATGCACTGTTATTATGTATCTAGTAAGtacacaagggagataactcttcaTGACTGATCAGAACCAAATATGCTGTCGGTATTATTGATAGTGCATTGGATAATGCTACATTTATGGTTCATATAGACATTATATAAATCTAAATATGTCATGAatgtacaaaattaaatat
The Argopecten irradians isolate NY chromosome 9, Ai_NY, whole genome shotgun sequence DNA segment above includes these coding regions:
- the LOC138331963 gene encoding histone-lysine N-methyltransferase SETD1B-A-like isoform X3, which produces MLRGGGQKLYRFEGLDPMDNRPIHVRDPRSRLTRLWSKKIPADLPIPRFKYDEHYVGEPPPNEITFTNLNDNINQDFLENMVKVYGNVEEVKIYYNPKNKKHLGIGKVMFLSSKSAKTCADKLNQSSKMGNVMTVFVDAGGKERQRIIDDMLSDKPKTSVSVSAPAPVLSDPRRNRRSSSSSSFPNIKSASSNQSEFSTSIQSQSSFDAYDPEAYDPEFEYSLTQPPPHLPSQPPPPLPSKPMYPASEKGFNSNQSDLGYGSASTPMSNYSHDSFNKGYDMQSNTPSGSFFPGANQNQFGMSQGHGNSGANSGYGFQQQTQQPPPPLPPQPPHQPPPHLPSHPPPPSHPPPQLPPHSAPMHQNQHHHMSYNNNESQYSSNQDMDRYQPDPRSRGNNHHRNRQNSESSSRGDHRNRDWRRDRDHRHSRDSRDHRDRGDDRMGERDGYNRDRFNRRVNDRDNDRGNNRDRNNHDRFNRDNRRPGKDRMDGRGGPGKDRLDGRGERDRFRHRQGSAEKSMEREKPPPLPPKPKTPEPEPAQEEEPRSMSLESRIQSLLQNAMGEGFGSPSSDSTSDSRKKEQTPPPSRWEKPSGPRTPEPEAPRVPPIPTVDQSSTPYNHLSHFGTPRDSAPHSTPDFRDVNSVPGSVNGTINVSVPPPSFHHANIPGMPDMYNQLQPAQDKVTPTMSQETVQDTNKSASDDDDRMSISSGGSGDQNIEVNPLLHPAGDVPPTQTMVPLVNTNFMSPNTSQPAAWQTGSYNYNFSGSQITNMSGYNSVCNQNYYNQYMNNSVNNASQVQVVDQSEEDEKVEKTFAAVLDGCIKELKQIMQKDMCKKMVENSAFKSFDGWWNNEEQKNKQLQPQKLLPEKVPEKPSSIKPTVTVGKKEVSSTIASLFEPQHPWTKEGEINFSSYSGGMSGGFLGIRGGMPRLPSFKRKFRPPSPPPEDEESKGAHEEGDEEAKQGDDAGSDDEVASKRASRKAVVSDSSDDEDEEGDEEEDEDEEDEDEDEEASAESSEDESEEEDESEASASESDDEDEEEEEEDTTVDVEGKDEEEEDPIIDVTSKEDREDEEEELSVGEPAKVEKAESEEEQEEDNDKEDEEDEEIDMSLSEAEEKETKSLSPQPTDRVSPSKEEICDINKAVKEDMPTQSEKVNVNNTKSSFDANLEIAKNLTKSNFQTLLDASEILSLRELVQKPSILKETDKVKDEVIDVVESEPDKGFGFLAEHDYFAPPVLPAGQEAEEIDSDGTMSADEDTSNMEVFMDHNYCLPPKIPPRLEMPVEELKPEPVKEVVKPKEVKTELPQENKKPTAKRKPRKPKQPTLTDITEETVHLNKQRGSRELANLLEPIKPIPKFDPRNLDDERKVFFDMYTSGLDPEDIMFLKKTYENLLQSEDPSCYWINDILWVDHPVTNIPDPVPPKKKRKLEDMPKIHSTGSARTEGFYKLSVKDKTGNRLDAFKAGKEPDTRLEKKAHTSREARHENRRLQTTFADLDVGDLLRFNQLKYRKKQLRFARSDIHDWGLFALEPIAADEMVIEYVGQGIRQSVADLREKKYEADGIGSSYMFRVDAETIIDATKSGNLARFINHCCNPNCYAKVITVESQKKIVIYSKRDIDVNEEITYDYKFPIEDEKIPCLCGASSCRGTLN